From Nevskia ramosa DSM 11499, the proteins below share one genomic window:
- the gloA gene encoding lactoylglutathione lyase — protein MTTPTTDAAPAVTRDFILSQTMLRIRDPEQSIAFYRDVLGMTLLDRFDFPEMKFSLYFVGYLRAEDGVLPEERLARAEFTFRQKGAIELTHNWGTESDEAFTGYHNGNGDPRGFGHIGITVPDVDAACDHFSAHGVEFVKRPNDGKMKGLAFIKDPDGYWIEVLSANNSARLVTHTAG, from the coding sequence ATGACAACTCCTACAACAGACGCTGCTCCCGCCGTCACCCGGGACTTCATTCTCAGCCAGACGATGCTGCGCATTCGTGATCCGGAGCAATCGATCGCCTTCTATCGCGATGTACTGGGCATGACCCTGCTGGATCGCTTCGATTTTCCGGAGATGAAGTTCAGCCTGTACTTCGTCGGTTACCTGCGCGCAGAGGATGGAGTGCTGCCGGAAGAGCGTCTGGCGCGCGCCGAGTTCACGTTTCGCCAGAAGGGTGCGATCGAGCTGACTCACAACTGGGGCACGGAATCGGATGAGGCCTTCACGGGCTATCACAATGGCAACGGTGATCCGCGAGGTTTTGGACACATCGGCATCACCGTGCCGGATGTGGACGCCGCCTGTGATCACTTCAGTGCCCATGGCGTCGAGTTCGTGAAGCGTCCGAACGATGGAAAGATGAAAGGACTGGCTTTCATCAAGGATCCGGACGGTTACTGGATCGAGGTTCTGTCAGCCAACAATTCGGCTCGCCTCGTGACCCACACCGCAGGCTGA
- a CDS encoding 2,4'-dihydroxyacetophenone dioxygenase family protein, translating to MKSQTPEEYVQIDAQPWAPFPDVLSTGGIRWKLLHVSPEMGAWTAIFDCPKGSSFNAHVHQGPGEYLLTKGLMDVRGGKANGGDTAVAPGYGYESSGARHDQTSFPVDSEFFMTFLGPLLFITPEGNPIVAVGWKEAQGAWHAFLDSQAGVRKAA from the coding sequence ATGAAAAGCCAAACGCCCGAAGAGTACGTGCAGATCGATGCCCAGCCCTGGGCACCGTTCCCCGATGTCCTGTCGACGGGAGGAATCCGCTGGAAGCTGCTGCACGTCTCGCCCGAGATGGGCGCCTGGACCGCGATCTTCGACTGCCCGAAGGGATCGTCCTTCAACGCCCATGTCCATCAAGGGCCTGGCGAATACCTGCTGACCAAGGGGCTGATGGACGTTCGCGGCGGCAAGGCGAATGGCGGCGATACGGCTGTTGCGCCCGGCTACGGATATGAATCCTCGGGTGCCCGTCACGACCAGACCAGCTTCCCGGTCGACAGCGAGTTCTTCATGACTTTCCTCGGCCCTCTGCTGTTCATCACGCCGGAGGGAAATCCGATCGTGGCCGTGGGCTGGAAAGAGGCGCAAGGCGCCTGGCACGCGTTTCTCGATTCCCAGGCCGGTGTCAGGAAAGCAGCCTGA
- a CDS encoding helix-turn-helix domain-containing protein, whose product MTASATEWSTAAHSRRDSYEAWESKLQEVYGAFRFDDKPSDAFSASIRRRVVSGFQVVDCRCDPCGATRTGSEMSLDTREVLGIQLVLQGREHISFGHEQIVLTPGDLLIWDTTRPMRFQVMESLHKVSVLLPLARLQSWLPRSWHSIRHKLDKDSNAAKLMASYVRSVSPMFMSGAFSQSDGLTESAIGLLVTALEDPQAPISTSLREVQLEQVRDYIDAHLEDPELSPATIANGTRISVRYLHWLFKSTGTTAFQYVVHKRLLRCRLDLENPRMQGRKIIDIAYSAGFQNATHFARRFRDEFGMSPKDYRDSRLEIAANQ is encoded by the coding sequence ATGACTGCCAGCGCAACGGAGTGGTCCACTGCGGCTCACTCGCGGCGGGACTCTTATGAAGCTTGGGAGAGCAAGCTGCAGGAGGTCTACGGCGCATTCCGCTTCGACGACAAGCCGAGCGACGCGTTCTCCGCCAGCATCAGACGCCGCGTTGTTTCCGGCTTTCAGGTGGTGGATTGCCGATGCGATCCCTGCGGCGCCACGCGTACCGGCTCCGAGATGTCCCTGGATACCCGCGAGGTCCTGGGCATCCAGCTGGTTCTGCAGGGGCGTGAACACATCTCGTTCGGGCACGAGCAGATCGTGCTGACGCCCGGTGACCTCCTGATCTGGGATACCACCCGGCCGATGCGCTTCCAGGTGATGGAGAGTCTGCACAAGGTTTCAGTGCTGTTGCCGCTGGCCCGTCTGCAGAGCTGGTTGCCGCGCAGCTGGCATTCGATACGGCACAAGCTCGACAAGGATTCCAACGCCGCGAAGCTGATGGCGTCCTACGTTCGTTCGGTTTCGCCAATGTTCATGAGCGGCGCTTTCAGCCAGAGCGATGGCCTGACCGAATCGGCGATCGGTCTGCTGGTGACAGCGCTCGAGGATCCTCAAGCACCAATCTCGACCTCGCTGCGCGAAGTGCAGCTGGAGCAGGTTCGCGATTACATCGATGCCCATCTCGAAGATCCGGAACTCTCGCCGGCCACGATTGCCAACGGCACCCGGATTTCTGTTCGTTACCTGCACTGGTTGTTCAAGAGCACGGGAACGACAGCGTTCCAGTACGTCGTGCACAAGCGCCTGCTTCGCTGCCGCCTCGATCTGGAGAATCCCCGGATGCAGGGCCGCAAGATCATCGACATCGCCTATTCCGCAGGCTTTCAGAACGCGACGCACTTTGCGCGCAGGTTCCGCGACGAGTTCGGTATGAGCCCGAAGGATTACCGCGATTCACGCCTCGAGATCGCTGCCAATCAGTGA